DNA sequence from the Cucumis melo cultivar AY chromosome 6, USDA_Cmelo_AY_1.0, whole genome shotgun sequence genome:
AAAACTATTTAAATACCAATTATAACAACTAATTAATTTTACTTATCTATACAAACTTAATTTTTCTCTACATATATAACCATTGGTTAATTAACACAAAAATAGTATTATCAACTAGAGTTTTGAATCTTCTACCCAAACTATCCTTAAAAATGAAGAATTAGAAAATTTgcattattttaataattttttaaattatctaTGAGAATTTTTATTAACATTAATTGTTTGTTGAAAGAAAaacattgataaaaaaaattagtacatgttcaacaaaataaatttaaattcataGCTAACGCTGacttattttttcaaaaatggcAAAAGGAACCCCAACtcacataatatattttttgATACATCTTAATACACTACTGATATCCACTTTTAATAAACTACCGCTACTCACTTTCATACACTATCAATACTCACTTTGATACCCTTGTGATATAGTCTAATAGACACTTGATACACAACTTGACACACACTTGAAATAccaaatattttgatttatgataaaagaatttgaatttttgttaaaatattagaaaaagaaaaataaatatttaatgtGAAAATATAAACCACAagcacaaactattataacaaaactaatataatataaaccaaagacaaactattataacaaaattaaaataatgtaAACCAAAGACAAACTTTTATAATTCAACCATAATAACTTAGGACTATAATAATTCACTTCTTGCCCCAAACGCCCACTAAAAATATGTTTCACAATTTTTGACCTTAAAATCAATAAAGACCaactcatttaaaaaatatcacaTTTGTTTATTTACCAAAATGTCATTGAACACATTTacttaattttcattaaattaaaaattttcaatattttattgttttcaaaatttatgtatataaatatgtgtatcaagtgtatattAAGTATATTATGTGCCTATTAGGTATATCACTGTGattgaatttgtttttcttttttatatatttttgatgtatttataaaatgagaaaagTGTATGAAAAACTTGTAAATCCCTAAATTCAAATTACCATTCACTAcaattttttgtaaaaaaaatatatattttaagtttataatttaaaattacagACAACGTCTGTATaattagaaaataattaatgtattcttaaaaatagattatatatacattaataTTTATTTGGTTCATAAACTAGATTTTGGTTTATATTTTCAGATTTATTGAGTTCAATGAACATATGTTTGACAGACAatctaaattatattttttgaaatttattttcaaattgtaTGACTCAAATTGTGTAAATTTTAATAAAGAACAAACactttttatgttttgattatacacaaaatttgaattttaaaaattaaagtaaaGAATTATAttagataaaagaaaaacaatttagaaatataatatgtgaggttataaactcaatttaaaattttaattatgaattaaatacttattatgttatatattataagtcaggttaaatttaaaatttagtctATATAATTTGGATCAAGAAAAAATTTAGtccatatagttttaaaatttagattttggtTTCTATGATTTGATATAACTTTATGTATAGTTCTTATGGTTTGTTAAATCCTCTTAAATGATCCCTATAAGGAATTCTATATTAAGTTTTTATTGAAACATATGGAGTGAATTTCAATTCACTATAATACCTAAATTTAACTTATTTCAAGTTATATGGACCAAGAATTCAATTTAATCGATAAATTACATAGTATTACGAAATAataattttacaattttttttaaacataaaacatgCAGAATTTGTAGTAGGTGATAATTTGAGTTTCGAGATATACAAGTTTGTCGCACACTTTTTTTATCTTGTAGATACGATAAAAAGCAAGTCCAACCTAAGTGATACACCCtgatatatatttgatatatcTAATATGCTCAATAAACAAGATATGCACTTGATACACATATTtatatacaaaatattaaagattTTTAATTTAATGATAATTAAGTAAATATATGTTTAATGATATTTGGTTAAATAAAGCTGACATTTTTGTAAATCAGTAAATATTTATCAACTTTAGGGTAAAAAAAACATGACACCTTTTTTAGGGAGCATTAGCGAATTCTTGTAGTCTTAGTTTATTTGAGAATGGATCAGAAATAACATTTAGGAAGTTTTGTCTCGTAAAACTAacattatttttgaaaaatcgTTTAATCATCTTTTCTCAAATAAGATCGATCATCGAAATttctctaaaatatttaaaattttcaacttatCGATTATTTTAGAATTTTCGGTGCATCTAGTTAGATATTAGACTGAGATGTATTGATAATAATTTTTCAAATCTTCTcaaatttcatgttttttttaatctaaaaaatttgaaaacatggATTTATGCAAATATTTCtaatttgaatataaataatttCCCTTCTATTATCTATCTCACTCAAATACCAAGTCTTAACTAACTTTCTCAAGATCCAATTTCCTTTatacaaattttcaaatcttttttatTAGAATTGATGTGTTCCATAATTACAATTAAGTTGACAAGATTAATTACAATATAAATCTTATTTACAAGAATAATTCTATACAAAATTTGGCAAGATTATAATAGAAAATTTAACGAGAGTTAGCAATTGATAGATGTCGATTCATTCCAAATAAAATTGTCcaaaattatcaattttttaagCTTTATCGATACAATTTTGCTCGAGATGAATCGAgatgtttgatttttttcttcaaatatctGGATATCGACATTTACCAtttatatttttactatttgatagagtaaatataaatttttgaaaagacaaaaaaaattagttaagaTTTCTCGTAAGATTTGggaatatttgaaaaattatagAATCTCGGCCTAATGGCTACCACGATGCATGGAAAAACCcaaaaaaatccaaataattaataagttggaaaattttaatattttgtgtTATTATAGTATATGTTTGTggttttatattttttacaataaatatatattcaaatattcGATATGTGAAGCGTATATCAAATGTGTACAAAGTGTATATCACCTATATCAAGTGTATATCATGTCACGCCCCAAAAGTCACTTTATGTGACCGAGTAGAGGCTTGTCGTCTCTAGACATTCAACACATCACACCCTCGTGATAAAACATTAATTGCCTAGTAAGCGAAAATAAATGCATACATAAATGTAAAACGCAGAAGTTAACATAGATGAAACAAGAAATCTTCATTGATGATCAAATCAGGAAAATACATTTAAGATCCAGTACACAAGTTTTTCAAAAGAACTAAGTACAAACTAAAAAACTAGCGACTTGACTTTCCTCGCCTAGCTTTACATGCTACGTGAGGTAACAGTGGCCACTACCAAATAATGTAATTACAAGGGCACAATAGACGATCAAGACTGCAAGTTCAACGTAGGATGTTCTTCTCTACCTGGAGGGAGGAGGgggaataaaacaaaacattgaGAAGTTAGACGAAAATGTCTAGTGAATGGGATCTTTTATCATCTTTTTTAGTCATCAAAATCATTTCAATTCGTCGTAAATTTTTGCCAAATCAGGCGGTGTAATTAAATAGCCTTTAGTGTTATCAAGGAATTGATTTTAAACCTAAATCATTGctaaacaatttattataaTTCTAAAGGAATAAGTTACATTTCTATTCTTTCATCGCAATTCTTATTGAGTCGTATGCATTTCGCATCATATGATCATTTCATAGAATTATTATACATATTCACTATCTTTGTACCATTTCCTCAGCTTAAGCGTTTACCACACTTTTTTGCCAATTTATAGCTATGCGAAGTAACCTCAACGGATTTAGCAAGTTCTATTCATTCCAACTACGCATTTATGCGTCTTTCAATGCTAGATCATACAACAAGCAATAGACATCTtataccagatcacacaacaaatATGTGGCATCCTACTCAAGATCACATAACATGAATAGGACATTCTATTCGAGATCACATAACAAGAATAAATCATCTTATTCTATATTACACAACAAGAATAAGACATCTCACACCAGAAAAAATAACAAGTGTGAGATATTATGTCACATAGGGGTACAAGTGTTATTTCCTTTCAAGCTTATCAAGTTCTATAcattctttattattttattacctCATCCCAATCCACGGGGGgttcaatttatttttaaggCCTAAACATTTTGAGAATTGGAAAGCATAAGATAAATCACAAAGTTCATGGTCTAAAAGAAATACGTTTAAGAATTCGAACTCATTTTGAAAAtcctttttattttgaaaacatttaATAAGAAGAATCACTCACACTCAAAAATTGGCTAGCTCCTTTGCCCAGCTCTTAGGCCAACAACTTCCTTGCAATTATTCTGTCAGTACTCAAGCTTCAGATAATTCCTAGAAACTTTGAAAATTCCCTCAATCCTTTCTTAACTCAACATTGGGTATGAAACAGTCCCAATTTGCTTGGGTCCTTCTTATTTATAGGTTTCTTCGGCAATGCTTTCCATGTAGGAATGGTGAGTTTTACCGGCGGCGAGAATCAGTCCAAATCATAAGACGCCACGTGTCTCAGTCAAATCCTTATCCTAGATTTGGATTGGGCGTAGAGGTCAAATCAATTGCCTACCTACTGATACAAGGGCTGCGCTATCACTTCAAGGTTTAGTAGGCTCAACACTTAATCGTTCATCGTGTCACCTCTCTTCAGTTTTCTTTATCTTATTACTTCCTCGCAATGCATGAGTTACTCTTTAATGAAGGTCTCTTTGCACTAATTATTCCTTTTGCCTAAATCTCAACGCAGTAGGCAAAACACGTTCACAAGGTCTCACATATCAAGTACTTGTTAGAAGGATATTAAGTGTATATCACATGGGTATAAAATGTATCAAGTAGATACTAGTAGTGTATGGAGTGTATATTAGTAGtttatcaagtgtatcaagtaTGCATTAGTGACATATCACATATATATCAGATGTATCACGTGAGTTGTactagttttttctttttttgtcatttttgcaaaagtaaataaatatgtGCTATAAGcctactttttaaaatttattttaccaGATATGCAAAAAGCCCTTAGATATGCAAAAAGCCCTCAAACATGTTCATAAGTATATTTTAGACTATGTAACTACAAATAGTTTGGAATTGTTTCGATTAGAGTCTAATTTTTGAAttatatgaaaatgaaaaatatgaaatacaactatattttaatttaatctatttattttcaaattatctAACAAACAATTTCTTAAACCTAATGAGTATAAAACAAACTAAAAACTTTTAAACATTTAATTGatctattcaataaaatttaaataaatagaaactaAGTCTACAGTTGAAAAGTTGAACcaccaaataaaataaaaaggaagtaaactttgtgaatgaaaaaaaaattgatctcGAAGTCTCAAATCCATTCTTCATAATAAACGTggcaaaaaaagaagaaaagaacagtTAAAAGAcccaaaagttcaaaattagtAATTTATAAGTTCCATCACACACACGAAGAAAAATTGTCTTTACCTTTTATTCTAAGCCTCTAAATTAtttaagaacaataataataaaaaaaaccaaactaaaaacaaatacaaaatcacaaatttaaaacaaaattaaatttaataatattatccGATTTGTCGTTTCGTCATCTCATTTCTCCCCATAGTTCCATTCCACTCCCCAGCGCGTGGTTTCTTCAACATCCTTCACGCTCTGCCTGCAACTGCATATCCCCTTTCATTTTCTCTCTTGGGTTTTGCAGAAAAAAAGCTTTCAGGGGCATCGCCTCGAGCTTCATTCTCTTGGTTATCGCGATCACAAGACCTCGTCCAGCCCGGTTCAATCCCCCTTTTCACTTCCCTTTCCCCGCTTTTGAGGACTGTTCTCTATCTGCTCCTCCTCCTGCTctgtttccatttttcttctttggtcACCCGCTGTTTCTGTTTCTCAATCTGTCTTTGTTTGTGGGTTTTGCGTGTTGGAACATGATGGGCTTTACTGATTCTGAACTGGGTCTGAACGAGTCAGGGGAATGACCGAGTGGTGGCTGTTTTGGCACTGTTACTTCGTCGTTTACTAGCGCCCTGTTGaacttttatctttcttttttatcaGAAACCCTTTCtgggtttttttgtttttttgtttgcAGGTCCCTTTTCTCCATTATTGTACTggtttctatttttctttagGCTGTTTTTTTGGCTTTCGTGATATTCTTGCATTTGTTGGATGTTTGGTATTCTTTCTGGGAACCTGTTTTATTGAGCATTGCAGCCTATTTTTAGAcggtctttctttttttctcactACCTTTTTGGTTCTTTTGATGGGGGATGATTCTAATCTCTTGGTGGGTTATCGAGAAAATGGGGTAGAGTTCGAAGATTCAGAGTGTGTTTTTGGGATTTGTATGAACAATGGGGATGAAGCTTTTGGGAATAACTGGGTTAGGGGGCTTTTGGGGTTGAAGAGGGGATTTTGTTAGACTGAAGAGCATCGAGTTGCAAGTTAAGGGTCTAACTCTGTTGGAGTGTTTTGGGGGGGTTTTTGTTAGAGATTGATGGAAAATACAAGTAGAACATCGTCTTGTTTAGCTATTTCAGAGAAGAAGACGCATAAGTCTGGTGGTTGTGTGGGCATTTTCTTCCAGCTCTTTGATTGGAACCGGAGATTGGCTAAGAAGAAGCTTTTCTCCAGGAAGTTGCTTCCTCCAGGTTGGGCAATGTTTTATTCTACTGTTTTCCTTTCATTGATTCCTGAAGGTTAATGCTTGGCTTAAGTTTTGCTCATCTGCATTATAATTCGGAGTTTATATCTGGGTCTGTTATGTTGCACTAGGTCGTACCCAACAAGTAACTAAGAAGTTCAAAGGAGATGAAAAGATGCCGGCTTCAAAAAATCATTTGGTAATTACTTGTTTTCCTAGTTCTCTTTTTTCCACTTAGTTTGATTTCTTCTTGAGCTTATATTCTTGTTCTTTTTACTGACGTTGTGCCATTCTTTGAGAAATAGGTTGCTGACGAAAATAGAGGCGGTTTCCCAAACGTGAAGAAGAATGGAAATCATTGTACAGACGTAGGGCACAGAAATGAAATGCGAGTCCCAGGACTGGTTGCTAGACTCATGGGACTTGAGGCCATGCCTGTTATAACTCGGGATAAGTCGAAGAAAACCGGTTTTTCTAATCCTTGTGataatgtggaaaaaaaaatagtagagGATATGAATTTTGAAAAAGCAAGTGTAAAAATTGAAGCAAGACCTCTAAAGCTTCAAAAGACGGGAACGGAGGAAGGAAAGATGATGAGACGAATAGGAGCTGAGGTACTACAGTATAAGAGTGTAATGTCACGGTCAAGGAAGCCTCCTTCTCCTCCAAAACTTCCTTCAACAAAAAGTCCAAGGCTTCCCTCGGGGAGGAATGTGTCTAGAACTTCCCGGTTGATCGATGTTGCTAGCAAAATATTGGAGCCTAGTCTGCAGATATCGAACAGAGCTAAATCTGCAATCACACTTCCAAAGCCTATGAATTATTCTCCCAATGAGGTTATATCGAGGGAAATCAGAGTTATACCAGGGGAAGGTTATGATTTGTCAAAGTCCATGGGACAGGCATCATGTAAAAATTGCAACAATTTACTGAAAGTTGAGGCCGTCAATCATGGTGTTGAAGAACATGTATCTGCAATTTCACCCCTCAATTCAACTTATGGCAATGCATCTTTAAAGGGTTCAGGATGGAATAAAACAACAACCCCTGAATCATCCCTCCAgcaagaaagagaagaaatccTCCAAACAAGCTGTGATGTTCCTAAAACTGTtacttctaaaaaaaatgaatctaAGGGATCTATAATATCCCTTGTAGATTCCATTGCAGAAAGAATGCCTCTGAACAAACATAATGAGTCTAGGGGTTGTTTAATATCTCATGTTGATTCTATTGCAGAAAGAATGCCTCTTAACAAGGAATCTGTATGTCCAACCACCAGACCATCCAGCCAACAATTCAAACTTAGGACAAATCAATCATCCGTGGTCAAGCATTGCAGTCAATCTGAAGATCATATGACATCAGTCAAAGATAGGATGCCATCAAAATCAAAGGCAAGTATTACATCAAGCAGAAGAACCACATCGCCGGAAAGTGCTGTGGGTCGGACCAAGAACTTTGTTGCCTTAAATCGAAGTCTCAATGGCTGCAGCAGAGGGAAGCTGCCTGCTAAAGTTGAAAATTCTAAGTTTGGCCTAGAAAGAAAGTCTTTTAATGGTTATGAAGGTTTTTCATCACAATCAGGTACCTCACCAAGGAAAAGGAGGACTGCTCATGAGAGTGGACAAATTGATAGAAAAACTTCTTTTGAGTCACCTGCTTCAAAACAACGATCCCATCCGCGTGATAAATTGTCTAGAACAAGTTCAAGGGTTGAAAGCAAACCTCTCCCCACAAAGCAGCCTTGGGCTGGTAATAGATTAGCTGGTTGTAGAGATGCTACTGATAGAGTTTGCAAAAGGGATAAAGACATTGTTTCTTTCATCTTTAATTCTCCCATCAGACAAGAAACCACAGTCGCAATAAAGATGAATGAGGAAAGCTTGTCAAATGAGAGAAATGTGTCTTCCCAAAACCCATCCTTGTTCGGAGGAGATGCTTTAGATATCCTGGAGCAAAAATTAAAGGAATTAACTTCTCAAGGAGATGATCGGTCATCATCGGGTTGTCCATTGAAGAAGCCTGCTTCTGTAGTCATTCAAGAACTGATAGCTGCCGTAGCAGCTGCTCGGAAAGTTTCTTTGGAGGGCTCCACAGTCAACATGGATGTCACTCACTATGTAAGATCCTTTCCGTTGATAGTTCTATTTACTTTTCCACCTCTCTTTTTCCATTTTGCAACATCACTTTCATACTGTGATTGCTTCCTATATGTATAATGCATTGCCTAATCGCATCAGTTGTGGAAAATTATTGTATGAAGAATTTATGATAAAAATGTCCTTGacttttttttctcaaaaagaaagaaaaacaaatagctATTAGGACTGGATGCCCTTTATCAAATAATTTAGTGGCAGTCTACTTCAGTTGTTTAAAATCTGTTTGGATTTTTCTAGTTTTTTGGTTTCCTCTATCAAATAGTTGAGTTGTGTTATGCTTTTGtattcttttaattcttttttcttaataaaagttgtttctaaaaacagaaaaagagtAACTGAGTGGCAGTCTACTTCACTCGTGCATAGTTCCTCTATGTTGTGCATTACAGGTATTAAGGTTCTCTTAAATTTGTCAACCTGGACATAACTTAACTAGGTAAGGCACATGGTCTTGTTTGAGTGGTTCGTGTTGGGAAAAACCTCCCACTTCTACCTCAGGAAATAAGCAGAAAAATAATAGAGAAATTGAGAGAAAGCAATAAAAAACTGGAAACAGAAGAATTTACGTGAAAAACTCTCAACTTGGAGAAACACCACGGACAAGAAAGAAATTTACTATGTGAAAAATTGCTACAATCACAAAGAATAATTT
Encoded proteins:
- the LOC103500117 gene encoding uncharacterized protein LOC103500117 isoform X2, whose product is MENTSRTSSCLAISEKKTHKSGGCVGIFFQLFDWNRRLAKKKLFSRKLLPPGRTQQVTKKFKGDEKMPASKNHLVADENRGGFPNVKKNGNHCTDVGHRNEMRVPGLVARLMGLEAMPVITRDKSKKTGFSNPCDNVEKKIVEDMNFEKASVKIEARPLKLQKTGTEEGKMMRRIGAEVLQYKSVMSRSRKPPSPPKLPSTKSPRLPSGRNVSRTSRLIDVASKILEPSLQISNRAKSAITLPKPMNYSPNEVISREIRVIPGEGYDLSKSMGQASCKNCNNLLKVEAVNHGVEEHVSAISPLNSTYGNASLKGSGWNKTTTPESSLQQEREEILQTSCDVPKTVTSKKNESKGSIISLVDSIAERMPLNKHNESRGCLISHVDSIAERMPLNKESVCPTTRPSSQQFKLRTNQSSVVKHCSQSEDHMTSVKDRMPSKSKASITSSRRTTSPESAVGRTKNFVALNRSLNGCSRGKLPAKVENSKFGLERKSFNGYEGFSSQSGTSPRKRRTAHESGQIDRKTSFESPASKQRSHPRDKLSRTSSRVESKPLPTKQPWAGNRLAGCRDATDRVCKRDKDIVSFIFNSPIRQETTVAIKMNEESLSNERNVSSQNPSLFGGDALDILEQKLKELTSQGDDRSSSGCPLKKPASVVIQELIAAVAAARKVSLEGSTVNMDVTHYDDLKEERITNILKGQDQLSPGSVLEASFSSSSMDESSGCRMPAESVDCSFDRPPLSEPDTDLLDSATSLSEGNVGNERLSEVFTAISSILQSNNLTGMKTTFSFCHFSLMNWKHSRVKCGQTLAVSAVWRRSRR
- the LOC103500117 gene encoding uncharacterized protein LOC103500117 isoform X1: MENTSRTSSCLAISEKKTHKSGGCVGIFFQLFDWNRRLAKKKLFSRKLLPPGRTQQVTKKFKGDEKMPASKNHLVADENRGGFPNVKKNGNHCTDVGHRNEMRVPGLVARLMGLEAMPVITRDKSKKTGFSNPCDNVEKKIVEDMNFEKASVKIEARPLKLQKTGTEEGKMMRRIGAEVLQYKSVMSRSRKPPSPPKLPSTKSPRLPSGRNVSRTSRLIDVASKILEPSLQISNRAKSAITLPKPMNYSPNEVISREIRVIPGEGYDLSKSMGQASCKNCNNLLKVEAVNHGVEEHVSAISPLNSTYGNASLKGSGWNKTTTPESSLQQEREEILQTSCDVPKTVTSKKNESKGSIISLVDSIAERMPLNKHNESRGCLISHVDSIAERMPLNKESVCPTTRPSSQQFKLRTNQSSVVKHCSQSEDHMTSVKDRMPSKSKASITSSRRTTSPESAVGRTKNFVALNRSLNGCSRGKLPAKVENSKFGLERKSFNGYEGFSSQSGTSPRKRRTAHESGQIDRKTSFESPASKQRSHPRDKLSRTSSRVESKPLPTKQPWAGNRLAGCRDATDRVCKRDKDIVSFIFNSPIRQETTVAIKMNEESLSNERNVSSQNPSLFGGDALDILEQKLKELTSQGDDRSSSGCPLKKPASVVIQELIAAVAAARKVSLEGSTVNMDVTHYDDLKEERITNILKGQDQLSPGSVLEASFSSSSMDESSGCRMPAESVDCSFDRPPLSEPDTDLLDSATSLSEGNVGNERLSEVFTAISSILQSNNLTGIKLTGSKLARAKDIMLNTEILFGRDENNLLILPLFIDELETFTCEMWANSSSVGSLEEVKEVNHLRGFLFDCLIECLDSKHSQLYYGGSNAWIRTLPRQSARAFIRDVEKEIKKWVHFVGMMTDEIVEWEMSHSLGKWSDFSIEELESGAEIDGYILQMLVEEIVTELWDFRKG